One window from the genome of Sulfurimonas hongkongensis encodes:
- a CDS encoding phosphoribosyltransferase, with protein MFILYNVDMKYYSYDSFKTDTNRLLLEIKEFEPEALVGIARGGLTLSHAVVEGLNVRNIQTLSTQLYDKTQKREALCIKGFCEFENIQRVLVIDDIADSGDTLKAIIKMLRTKHPKVEFKTATLFYKKTSVYKPDFWINEADDWIDFFWERDFKSN; from the coding sequence ATGTTTATTTTGTATAATGTTGACATGAAATACTACTCTTATGATAGCTTTAAAACAGATACAAACAGACTTCTCTTAGAGATAAAAGAGTTTGAGCCAGAGGCCTTAGTTGGGATTGCAAGGGGTGGTCTCACTCTCTCTCACGCCGTAGTAGAAGGTCTTAATGTTCGAAATATACAAACGCTAAGCACCCAGCTTTATGACAAAACACAAAAAAGAGAAGCACTTTGTATAAAAGGCTTTTGTGAATTTGAAAATATACAAAGGGTTTTAGTTATAGATGATATAGCAGATAGTGGAGATACACTCAAAGCCATTATAAAGATGCTTCGCACAAAGCATCCAAAAGTAGAGTTTAAAACAGCTACACTTTTTTACAAAAAAACCTCAGTTTACAAGCCTGACTTTTGGATAAATGAAGCGGATGATTGGATAGACTTTTTTTGGGAGAGAGACTTCAAGTCCAATTGA
- a CDS encoding LPP20 family lipoprotein, which translates to MIKTLSSIVLAGLVTATITGCGASPKVLEDEGCIIENTLAPAWACVPVVEGAYAGVGISEKSAAGMGHMRRVALANGRSDLAQQIQVQVKDKVETFTRATGVGSAEVVDQVNTAVSKQVAKVDLQGSKQAGMWIAPSGAIYMLVTVGEAAVNNEVKKAVKTSFKNDEALWQQFQAKNALEGLEKEFPTN; encoded by the coding sequence ATGATCAAAACTTTATCGTCAATCGTACTAGCAGGTTTAGTCACTGCAACTATCACAGGATGTGGTGCTTCGCCAAAGGTTCTTGAAGACGAGGGTTGCATAATAGAAAATACTCTAGCTCCAGCATGGGCATGTGTTCCTGTAGTTGAGGGTGCTTACGCTGGTGTTGGTATCTCAGAGAAGAGTGCAGCTGGTATGGGTCATATGAGAAGAGTTGCTCTTGCAAATGGTCGTTCAGACTTAGCTCAACAGATACAAGTTCAGGTTAAAGACAAAGTAGAGACGTTTACTCGTGCTACAGGTGTGGGAAGTGCCGAGGTGGTTGACCAAGTAAACACTGCTGTATCAAAACAAGTTGCAAAAGTTGATCTGCAAGGCTCGAAGCAAGCTGGCATGTGGATTGCTCCATCAGGTGCTATATATATGTTAGTAACAGTTGGTGAAGCTGCAGTAAATAATGAAGTAAAAAAAGCAGTTAAGACTAGCTTTAAAAATGATGAAGCTTTGTGGCAACAATTTCAAGCTAAAAATGCTCTTGAGGGTTTAGAAAAAGAGTTTCCAACTAACTAA